A section of the Cryobacterium soli genome encodes:
- the adhE gene encoding bifunctional acetaldehyde-CoA/alcohol dehydrogenase, whose protein sequence is MTITDQPVATPIAAQIDTMVSAGAVALKEYANFTQEQIDFIVKKASVAALSKHAELAVHAVAETGRGVFEDKAVKNLFACEHVTNSMQNLKTVGIISRDEITGITEIAEPVGVICGITPVTNPTSTAIFKSLIALKTRNPIIFGFHPGAQQSSVAAARVVRDAAIKAGAPENCIQWIEAPSLEASTLLMNHPGVATILATGGNAMVRAAYSCGKPALGVGAGNVPAFIEKSAKLKRAVNDVVLSKSFDYGMICASEQAVIIEEPLYKEAMAEFKILHAYLTTKEEKALLEEFIFGVTANSENCAGAKLNPTVVGKSPVWIAQQAGFSVPDDTSIILVEVSGVGPHEPMTREKLAPVLAVMHAKDAEEGISLSEQMVEFDGLGHSGSIHSENPAIIEEFGKRVKAVRIITNAPSSLGGIGDIYNAFIPSLTLGCGSYGHNSVSNNVSAINLINVKRIGRRNNNLQWFKIPAKTYFEPNAIRYLADMRDVTRVTIVTDSTMTRLGFVDKILDVLNRREGRVALQIIDNVLPEPTVSAVEKGAEEMRAFKPDTIIALGGGSPMDAAKVMWLLYEHPEIEFADMKEKFFDVRKRAFKFPDLGELAKLVCIPTTSGTGSEMTPFAVITDEVTGVKYPLADYALIPSVAIIDPVLTAMMPSFLAADSGFDALTHATEAYVSVYANDFTDGLCLHAIKLIFENIELSVKGSIGSTDDTVIKAREKMHNAASISGMAFGNAFLGIVHAMAHVTGAQLHLIHGRVNATYLPHVIRYNGTVPTKLTSWPKYEHYIAPERFQEIAKHLGLPASTPAEGVESYAQAVEQLRDKVGIKPSFQAQGVPEEDFISRLDSLAMGAYGDQCAPANPRMPMLEDMKTLMEAAYYGTSFAEVRAGRTAVGDAALETGAEVAAPAADAKKPARKAGK, encoded by the coding sequence ATGACGATCACAGACCAACCAGTCGCCACTCCAATCGCCGCGCAGATCGACACCATGGTCTCTGCCGGCGCCGTCGCTTTGAAGGAATACGCGAACTTCACCCAGGAGCAGATTGACTTCATCGTCAAGAAGGCCTCCGTCGCAGCCCTGTCCAAGCACGCCGAACTCGCCGTGCACGCCGTCGCCGAAACCGGCCGAGGCGTCTTCGAAGACAAGGCCGTGAAGAACCTCTTCGCGTGCGAGCACGTCACCAACTCGATGCAGAACCTCAAGACCGTGGGCATCATCAGCCGCGACGAGATCACCGGCATCACCGAGATCGCAGAGCCCGTGGGCGTCATCTGCGGCATCACCCCGGTCACCAACCCCACCTCGACCGCGATCTTCAAGTCGCTCATTGCACTGAAGACCCGCAACCCCATCATCTTCGGCTTCCACCCGGGAGCCCAGCAGTCCTCCGTCGCCGCAGCCCGCGTCGTGCGCGACGCCGCCATCAAGGCCGGCGCCCCGGAGAACTGTATCCAGTGGATCGAAGCCCCCTCGCTCGAGGCCTCCACCCTGCTGATGAACCACCCCGGTGTCGCGACCATCCTCGCCACCGGTGGAAACGCCATGGTCCGCGCCGCGTACTCCTGCGGCAAGCCCGCCCTGGGTGTCGGCGCCGGAAACGTGCCCGCCTTCATCGAGAAGAGCGCCAAGCTCAAGCGTGCCGTCAACGACGTCGTGCTCTCCAAGTCCTTCGACTACGGCATGATCTGCGCCTCGGAGCAGGCCGTCATCATCGAAGAGCCCCTCTACAAGGAGGCGATGGCAGAATTCAAGATCCTGCACGCCTACCTCACCACCAAGGAAGAGAAGGCCCTGCTCGAAGAATTCATCTTCGGCGTCACCGCCAACTCGGAGAACTGCGCCGGCGCCAAGCTGAACCCCACCGTCGTCGGCAAGTCGCCGGTGTGGATCGCCCAGCAGGCCGGTTTCAGTGTTCCCGACGACACGTCGATCATCCTGGTCGAGGTCAGCGGAGTCGGCCCGCACGAGCCCATGACCCGCGAAAAGCTGGCCCCGGTGCTCGCCGTCATGCACGCCAAGGACGCCGAAGAGGGCATCTCGCTCTCCGAGCAGATGGTGGAATTCGACGGACTGGGCCACTCTGGCTCGATCCACAGCGAGAACCCCGCGATCATCGAGGAGTTCGGCAAGCGCGTCAAGGCCGTCCGCATCATCACCAACGCCCCCAGCTCGCTCGGTGGCATCGGTGACATCTACAACGCCTTCATCCCGTCGCTCACGCTCGGCTGTGGTTCGTACGGACACAACTCCGTCTCGAACAACGTGTCGGCGATCAACCTCATCAACGTCAAGCGCATCGGCCGGAGGAACAACAACTTGCAGTGGTTCAAGATCCCCGCGAAGACCTACTTCGAGCCGAACGCCATCCGTTACCTGGCCGACATGCGCGACGTCACCCGGGTCACCATCGTCACCGACTCGACCATGACCCGCCTGGGCTTCGTCGACAAGATCCTCGACGTGCTCAACCGCCGCGAGGGCCGTGTCGCCCTGCAGATCATCGACAACGTGCTCCCCGAGCCCACCGTCTCCGCCGTGGAGAAGGGCGCAGAGGAAATGCGCGCCTTCAAGCCGGACACCATCATCGCCCTCGGTGGCGGCTCCCCCATGGACGCCGCGAAGGTCATGTGGCTGCTGTACGAACACCCCGAAATCGAATTCGCCGACATGAAGGAAAAGTTCTTCGACGTGCGCAAGCGCGCGTTCAAGTTCCCCGACCTCGGTGAGCTCGCCAAGCTCGTCTGCATCCCGACCACCTCGGGCACCGGCAGCGAGATGACCCCGTTCGCCGTCATCACCGACGAGGTCACCGGCGTCAAGTACCCGCTGGCCGACTACGCGCTGATCCCGTCCGTCGCGATCATCGACCCCGTGCTCACGGCCATGATGCCGTCGTTCCTCGCCGCCGACTCCGGCTTCGACGCCCTGACCCACGCCACAGAGGCGTATGTCTCGGTGTACGCGAACGACTTCACCGACGGCCTCTGCCTGCACGCGATCAAGCTGATCTTCGAGAACATCGAACTCAGTGTGAAGGGATCGATCGGCAGCACCGACGACACCGTGATCAAGGCCCGCGAGAAGATGCACAACGCCGCATCCATCTCGGGCATGGCCTTCGGTAACGCGTTCCTGGGCATAGTCCACGCCATGGCCCACGTCACCGGCGCCCAGCTGCACCTGATCCACGGCCGGGTCAACGCGACCTACCTGCCGCACGTGATCCGGTACAACGGCACCGTGCCGACCAAGCTGACCAGCTGGCCCAAGTACGAGCACTACATCGCCCCGGAGCGTTTCCAGGAGATCGCCAAGCACCTGGGCCTGCCGGCCTCGACTCCCGCCGAGGGCGTCGAGTCCTACGCCCAGGCCGTCGAGCAGCTGCGCGACAAGGTCGGCATCAAGCCGTCCTTCCAGGCGCAGGGCGTGCCGGAGGAAGACTTCATCAGCCGCCTCGACTCGCTCGCCATGGGCGCCTACGGTGACCAGTGCGCACCCGCCAACCCGCGGATGCCGATGCTCGAGGACATGAAGACCCTCATGGAAGCCGCGTACTACGGCACCTCGTTCGCCGAGGTCCGCGCCGGACGCACCGCCGTCGGCGACGCGGCACTCGAGACCGGTGCAGAGGTTGCCGCCCCGGCCGCGGACGCCAAGAAGCCGGCCCGCAAGGCCGGCAAGTAG
- the nadC gene encoding carboxylating nicotinate-nucleotide diphosphorylase — MLTTHAIETVVRSALDEDAPWGDLTSEMLIPADAVATAQLVAREAGVFSGGAVFAAAFRLVDARITVHLHVADGTVFAAGDLLAEASGPARGILTAERIGLNFVQRMSGIATLTAQYVAETEGTSARIVDTRKTTPGLRAVERQAVRDGGGHNHRFSLSDAVMAKDNHLAVLSADGTDLTEALLAVRARLSHTTHFEVEVDTLEQIEPVLAAGIDTIMLDNFDAEALREGVRQVAGRAIVEASGGVSLETVRRIAESGVDVISVGALTHSVRSLDLGLDVVILPEAVLPE, encoded by the coding sequence ATGCTGACCACTCACGCCATCGAGACCGTTGTGCGGTCCGCCCTCGATGAGGACGCCCCGTGGGGCGACCTCACCAGCGAGATGCTGATCCCCGCCGACGCCGTCGCCACTGCCCAGCTCGTGGCACGGGAGGCCGGCGTGTTCAGCGGCGGCGCCGTGTTCGCCGCGGCGTTCCGCCTGGTCGACGCCCGCATCACCGTGCACCTGCACGTCGCCGACGGCACCGTGTTCGCCGCGGGCGACCTCCTCGCGGAGGCGTCCGGTCCGGCCCGCGGCATCCTCACCGCCGAACGCATCGGGCTCAACTTCGTGCAACGGATGAGCGGCATCGCCACGCTCACCGCACAGTACGTGGCCGAGACCGAGGGCACCAGCGCCCGCATCGTCGACACCCGCAAGACCACCCCCGGGCTGCGCGCCGTGGAGCGCCAGGCCGTGCGGGACGGCGGCGGCCACAACCACCGCTTCAGCCTCTCCGACGCCGTGATGGCCAAGGACAACCACCTGGCCGTGCTCAGCGCCGACGGCACCGACCTCACCGAGGCGCTGCTCGCCGTGCGAGCCCGGCTCTCGCACACCACCCACTTCGAGGTGGAGGTGGACACCCTCGAGCAGATCGAGCCCGTGCTCGCGGCCGGCATCGACACCATCATGCTCGACAACTTCGACGCCGAGGCCCTGCGCGAGGGCGTGCGGCAGGTCGCCGGCCGCGCCATCGTGGAGGCCAGCGGCGGGGTGTCGCTTGAGACCGTACGTCGCATCGCCGAGTCGGGTGTCGACGTCATCTCGGTCGGCGCCCTCACCCACAGCGTGCGCTCGCTCGACCTGGGACTGGACGTCGTCATCCTGCCCGAGGCCGTCCTCCCCGAGTAG
- a CDS encoding DDE-type integrase/transposase/recombinase, giving the protein MPVVRACALVGYSRASFYRHRSPRARLAAPIPQKDRHQPATLSTAESAQILALINTPEYEGFSICQAFYRAWDAGVYLASKSSWYRVARAAGQVHERRRQAEGSPKKIPELVATAPSQVWSWDITKLKTTIRGRYFHLYVIMDIYSRRVVGWRLEAYEDGDLAEELIQEAVTANHGVAPNYLHSDNGAAMVSTPVSLLLEKLGVDKSFSRPKVSNDNPYSEALFKTAKYDLAFPEIFATTDDARAYFGWFFHEYNQNHRHSGIAWNTPNDVHYGRTDRVTRRRSQVLNTAFRTHPERYAQHPKPPALPGRVCINDPRQKPKPNLSQTG; this is encoded by the coding sequence ATGCCGGTGGTGCGGGCCTGCGCGTTGGTCGGCTACTCGCGGGCATCGTTCTATCGGCACCGCAGCCCCCGCGCCCGCCTGGCCGCGCCGATCCCGCAGAAGGACCGGCACCAGCCAGCCACGCTCTCCACTGCGGAGAGCGCGCAGATCCTGGCGCTGATCAACACCCCTGAGTATGAGGGCTTCTCGATCTGCCAAGCGTTTTACCGGGCCTGGGATGCGGGTGTTTACCTGGCGTCGAAGTCTTCCTGGTACCGCGTCGCCCGCGCGGCCGGGCAGGTCCACGAGCGCCGCCGGCAGGCTGAGGGGTCGCCGAAGAAGATCCCCGAGCTGGTCGCGACCGCCCCGTCACAGGTGTGGTCCTGGGACATCACCAAGCTCAAGACCACGATCCGGGGCCGCTACTTCCACCTCTACGTGATCATGGACATCTACTCCCGCCGCGTCGTGGGCTGGCGGCTGGAGGCCTACGAGGATGGTGACCTCGCCGAAGAACTGATCCAAGAAGCGGTCACCGCGAACCACGGCGTCGCGCCGAACTATCTGCACTCGGATAACGGTGCGGCGATGGTGAGCACACCGGTGTCCTTGCTGCTGGAGAAACTCGGCGTCGATAAGTCCTTCTCACGGCCCAAAGTCTCCAACGATAACCCCTACAGCGAAGCGTTATTTAAGACCGCGAAATACGATCTCGCATTCCCCGAGATCTTCGCCACGACCGATGACGCCCGCGCCTACTTCGGCTGGTTCTTCCACGAATACAACCAGAACCACCGCCACTCCGGCATCGCCTGGAACACCCCCAACGACGTTCACTACGGCCGCACCGACCGAGTGACCCGTCGCCGAAGCCAGGTCCTCAACACCGCATTCAGAACGCATCCGGAACGCTACGCCCAACACCCCAAGCCCCCGGCCCTACCGGGCCGGGTATGCATCAACGACCCCCGCCAAAAACCCAAACCCAACCTGTCTCAAACAGGTTGA
- a CDS encoding cysteine desulfurase family protein, giving the protein MIYLDNAATAPLRREVAEAIWPILTQGFGNPSSHHRVGEAAAATLKTARGRIARVLGCRPGEITITSGGTEADNLALKGLALGAPRGRHIITTALEHEAVLDSCDYLHRLHGFEITLLPTDATGRVDPADLARVIRPDSTLVSIHYANNEIGTVQPIRELAAIALAAGVPMHTDAVQAAGWLPLNVAELGVDALSISGHKLGAPQGVGALYLRGRLPVEPVLHGGGQERGKRSGTENVAGAVGLATALDLAETERVDLAPRLAALRDAFVAAVLESTPGAALTGHPLHRLPGHASFTFAGTGGEAVLLELERFDIVCSSGSACAAGSDEPSHVLTALGVPADLAQTAVRFTLSAGTTAADLTEAATRVREAVAAVRGLAP; this is encoded by the coding sequence ATGATCTACCTCGACAACGCAGCCACCGCGCCGCTCCGCCGCGAGGTGGCCGAGGCCATCTGGCCGATCCTCACGCAGGGGTTCGGCAACCCGTCCAGCCACCACCGGGTGGGCGAGGCCGCGGCTGCGACGCTCAAGACAGCGCGCGGGCGCATCGCCAGGGTGCTCGGCTGCCGGCCCGGCGAGATCACCATCACCAGCGGTGGCACCGAGGCCGACAACCTCGCCCTCAAGGGCCTCGCGCTCGGCGCCCCGCGCGGCCGGCACATCATCACCACGGCCCTCGAGCACGAGGCGGTGCTCGACTCCTGCGACTACCTGCACCGGCTGCACGGCTTCGAGATCACCCTGCTGCCCACGGATGCCACCGGCCGGGTCGACCCCGCCGACCTCGCCCGGGTCATCCGACCCGACAGCACCCTCGTCAGCATCCACTACGCCAACAACGAGATCGGCACCGTGCAGCCCATCCGGGAACTCGCCGCGATCGCCCTGGCGGCGGGCGTGCCGATGCACACCGACGCCGTGCAGGCGGCCGGCTGGCTCCCGCTGAACGTGGCGGAGCTGGGCGTGGACGCGTTGAGCATCTCCGGCCACAAGCTCGGTGCCCCGCAGGGCGTGGGCGCGCTGTACCTGCGCGGCCGCCTGCCGGTCGAGCCGGTGTTGCACGGCGGCGGCCAGGAGCGCGGCAAGCGCAGCGGCACTGAGAACGTGGCCGGAGCCGTTGGCCTCGCCACGGCCCTCGACCTGGCCGAGACCGAGCGGGTCGACCTCGCGCCGCGCCTGGCCGCGCTGCGCGACGCCTTCGTTGCAGCTGTGCTCGAGAGCACCCCGGGGGCCGCGCTGACGGGTCATCCGCTGCACCGGCTGCCCGGCCACGCCTCGTTCACCTTCGCCGGCACCGGCGGGGAGGCCGTGCTGCTCGAGCTCGAGCGCTTCGACATCGTCTGCTCGAGCGGATCGGCCTGCGCCGCCGGCAGCGACGAGCCGTCGCATGTGCTCACGGCGCTGGGCGTCCCCGCCGACCTCGCCCAGACCGCGGTGCGTTTCACTCTCTCGGCCGGCACGACCGCCGCGGACCTGACCGAGGCCGCCACCCGGGTGCGCGAGGCCGTAGCCGCAGTGCGCGGCCTCGCTCCCTGA
- the nadA gene encoding quinolinate synthase NadA: MTIASVDRTIRLISTGKAEGSTCTPDLAVDPWYFDAGTPGYGPGSSMGDVIPTGSPRQGELPARYRTASNGELGDWIRAAKATLGDRVVVLGHFYQREEVLQHADFVGDSFQLAVATQSRPDAEAIVFCGVHFMAETADLLSTPEQAVILPNLAAGCSMADMADIDSVTECWEQLEELYGTEPDASGRVPVIPVTYMNSSAALKGFCGEHGGIVCTSSNAETVLEWAFERGQRVLFFPDQHLGRNTAKAMGVPLEQMPMWNPRKPLGGNTEAELEDSRVILWHGFCSVHRRFTVDQIDAARAEHPGVRVIVHPECPMAVVDAADEYGSTDYIAKAIAAAPAGSTFAIGTEINLVQRLAAQYPEHTIFCLDPVVCPCSTMYRIHSGYLAWVLEALVGGDGVPAEVLNRITVADDVADHARVALERMLAAKPPAAGPVAPVASVSTGA; encoded by the coding sequence ATGACCATCGCATCGGTCGACCGCACCATCCGCCTGATCAGCACCGGCAAGGCCGAGGGAAGCACCTGCACCCCCGACCTCGCCGTGGACCCCTGGTACTTCGACGCCGGCACACCCGGGTACGGACCCGGCTCCTCGATGGGCGACGTCATCCCCACCGGGTCTCCGCGCCAGGGCGAACTGCCCGCGCGCTACCGCACCGCCTCCAACGGTGAACTGGGCGACTGGATCCGCGCCGCCAAGGCCACCCTCGGCGACAGGGTCGTGGTGCTCGGCCACTTCTACCAGCGCGAAGAGGTGCTGCAGCACGCCGACTTCGTGGGCGACTCCTTCCAGCTCGCCGTGGCCACCCAGAGCCGCCCAGACGCCGAGGCCATCGTCTTCTGCGGCGTGCACTTCATGGCCGAGACCGCCGACCTGCTCTCGACGCCGGAACAGGCCGTGATCCTGCCCAACCTCGCCGCAGGCTGTTCGATGGCCGACATGGCCGACATCGACTCCGTCACCGAGTGCTGGGAGCAGCTCGAGGAGCTGTACGGCACCGAACCGGATGCCTCGGGGCGCGTCCCCGTGATCCCCGTCACCTATATGAACTCCTCCGCGGCGCTCAAGGGCTTCTGCGGCGAGCACGGCGGCATCGTCTGCACCTCCTCGAACGCCGAGACCGTGCTCGAGTGGGCCTTCGAACGCGGCCAGCGAGTGCTGTTCTTCCCCGACCAGCACCTGGGCCGCAACACCGCCAAGGCCATGGGCGTGCCCCTCGAGCAGATGCCGATGTGGAACCCGCGCAAGCCCCTGGGCGGCAACACCGAGGCCGAGCTCGAGGACTCCCGAGTCATTCTCTGGCACGGCTTCTGCAGCGTGCACCGCCGCTTCACCGTGGACCAGATCGACGCCGCCCGCGCCGAGCACCCCGGCGTGCGCGTGATCGTGCACCCCGAGTGCCCGATGGCGGTCGTCGACGCCGCCGACGAATACGGCTCCACCGACTACATCGCCAAGGCCATCGCCGCTGCCCCGGCCGGCTCCACCTTCGCGATCGGCACCGAGATCAACCTCGTGCAGCGCCTCGCCGCCCAGTACCCGGAGCACACCATCTTCTGCCTCGACCCGGTGGTCTGCCCCTGCTCCACCATGTACCGCATCCACTCGGGCTACCTCGCCTGGGTGCTCGAAGCGCTCGTGGGCGGCGACGGCGTGCCCGCCGAGGTGCTCAACCGCATCACAGTGGCCGACGATGTGGCCGATCACGCCCGGGTGGCACTCGAACGGATGCTCGCGGCCAAGCCGCCGGCGGCCGGTCCCGTTGCACCGGTGGCAAGCGTCAGCACCGGAGCCTGA
- the nadB gene encoding L-aspartate oxidase → MTRVLVVGSGLAGLLAAVRATDAGHRVTLVTKAALSDSNTRYAQGGIAAALFPDDSVDAHILDTLRAGAGLCDPAAVRVLCEEGPARVRDLIRFGVDFDRDESGITRGLEAAHSRSRVLHAGGDATGAAIEAALVATVQERATRAHALGGDQITIHEHTMLVDLTVIDGRVTGAVLLGPDDTRHTVAADTVILATGGAGALYRHTTNPAIATGDGVAAAWRAGAAVADVEFYQFHPTALAVPGTPLISEAVRGEGAVLLSSTGERFMTAIHPDAELAPRDIVARSIAAQMKAQGGAPVLLDATGLGRDLLESRFPTITAACRANGLDWAAEPIPVAPAAHYWMGGIATDGWGRTSLPGLYAVGEAARTGAHGANRLASNSLLEAAVFADRAVRSLNEAEQPAPYFATDTDADSGRDADIAGYPGTGPDDMGDLADAADASVTVFAPGLVDRGALQNLLWEAAGVHRSGADLTGAAATLAGWRAADRAQATAAELETGNMLDLGRLIVAAALARTESRGAHHRADCPDTRHELARPRFTVRQDARALVTASSIASEGIAC, encoded by the coding sequence ATGACCCGAGTGCTCGTCGTCGGCAGCGGACTGGCCGGCCTGCTCGCCGCGGTGCGGGCCACCGATGCCGGCCACCGGGTGACCCTGGTCACCAAGGCCGCCCTCTCGGACAGCAACACCCGCTACGCCCAGGGCGGTATCGCCGCCGCACTGTTCCCCGACGATTCGGTGGACGCGCACATCCTCGACACCCTGCGTGCCGGCGCCGGCCTGTGCGACCCCGCCGCGGTCCGGGTGCTCTGCGAAGAAGGCCCGGCCCGGGTGCGCGACCTGATCCGGTTCGGGGTCGACTTCGACCGCGACGAGTCCGGCATCACCCGCGGACTGGAGGCCGCGCACTCCAGGTCCCGAGTGCTGCACGCCGGCGGCGACGCCACGGGCGCCGCCATCGAGGCCGCCCTGGTGGCCACCGTTCAGGAGCGCGCCACCCGCGCCCACGCGCTGGGCGGCGACCAGATCACCATCCACGAACACACCATGCTCGTCGACCTCACGGTCATCGACGGCCGGGTCACCGGCGCCGTGCTGCTCGGCCCCGACGACACCCGGCACACCGTGGCCGCCGACACCGTGATCCTGGCCACCGGCGGCGCCGGCGCCCTGTACCGGCACACCACCAACCCCGCCATCGCCACCGGTGACGGTGTCGCCGCCGCCTGGCGTGCCGGCGCGGCCGTCGCCGACGTGGAGTTCTACCAGTTCCACCCCACCGCCCTCGCGGTGCCCGGCACACCGTTGATCTCCGAGGCCGTGCGCGGCGAGGGCGCCGTGCTGCTCAGCAGCACGGGCGAACGCTTCATGACCGCCATCCACCCGGATGCCGAGCTGGCGCCCCGCGACATCGTGGCCCGCAGCATCGCCGCCCAGATGAAGGCGCAGGGCGGCGCCCCGGTGCTGCTCGACGCCACGGGCCTCGGCCGCGACCTGCTCGAAAGCCGCTTTCCCACCATCACGGCCGCCTGCCGCGCGAACGGGCTGGACTGGGCCGCCGAACCGATCCCCGTGGCCCCGGCCGCGCATTACTGGATGGGCGGCATCGCCACCGACGGCTGGGGCCGAACCTCGCTGCCCGGCCTGTATGCCGTGGGCGAGGCCGCCCGCACCGGCGCGCACGGCGCCAATCGGCTGGCCTCGAACTCTCTCCTCGAGGCCGCCGTGTTCGCCGACCGCGCCGTGCGGTCGCTGAACGAGGCCGAACAGCCCGCGCCATACTTCGCCACCGACACCGATGCCGACTCCGGCCGGGATGCCGACATCGCCGGCTACCCGGGCACCGGGCCGGACGACATGGGCGACCTGGCCGACGCTGCCGACGCATCCGTCACTGTCTTTGCCCCCGGCCTCGTCGACCGCGGCGCCCTGCAGAACCTGCTCTGGGAGGCCGCCGGAGTGCACCGCTCCGGCGCCGACCTCACCGGCGCGGCGGCGACCCTGGCCGGCTGGAGAGCCGCGGACCGGGCGCAAGCCACGGCCGCGGAGCTGGAGACCGGAAATATGCTCGACCTGGGCCGGCTGATCGTGGCCGCCGCCCTCGCCCGCACCGAGTCCCGCGGGGCGCACCACCGCGCCGATTGCCCGGACACCCGCCACGAGCTGGCCCGGCCACGCTTCACGGTGCGCCAGGACGCGCGCGCACTGGTAACCGCTTCATCCATCGCTTCGGAGGGCATCGCATGCTGA
- a CDS encoding NUDIX hydrolase — MTESHPPVLAVSTVIFALRPDAESGFMTLWLPLVRRTREPQLDLWALPGGWLPADEELAAAAARTLRETTGLTPKYLEQLYTFGDLGRSPGNRVVSVVYWALVQSGEADAAAVDDNVQWFPADRLPDLAFDHNHIVEYALWRLRTKVEYSRIAHAFLGETFTLAQLRDVHEAVLRRALDPANFRRMIESSGTVVDTGLRLAGVPHRPPRLYRYNDSQTLAEQGPLGPLVG, encoded by the coding sequence ATGACCGAGTCCCACCCGCCCGTGCTTGCGGTGTCGACGGTCATTTTCGCCCTCCGGCCGGACGCCGAATCCGGCTTCATGACCCTCTGGCTCCCCCTGGTGCGCCGCACCCGTGAGCCGCAGCTCGACCTCTGGGCGCTGCCCGGTGGCTGGCTGCCGGCCGACGAAGAACTCGCCGCCGCCGCCGCCCGCACCCTGCGGGAGACCACCGGGCTCACCCCCAAATACCTGGAGCAGCTGTACACCTTCGGTGACCTCGGCCGCTCCCCCGGCAACCGGGTCGTCTCGGTGGTCTACTGGGCGCTCGTACAGTCCGGCGAGGCCGACGCGGCCGCCGTCGACGACAACGTGCAGTGGTTCCCCGCCGACCGCCTACCCGACCTGGCCTTCGACCACAACCACATCGTCGAATACGCTCTGTGGCGCCTGCGTACCAAGGTGGAGTACTCCCGCATCGCGCACGCCTTCCTCGGTGAGACCTTCACCCTGGCCCAGCTGCGCGACGTGCACGAGGCGGTGCTGCGCCGCGCGCTCGACCCGGCCAACTTCCGTCGCATGATCGAGTCCTCCGGCACCGTCGTCGACACGGGACTGCGCCTGGCCGGGGTGCCGCACCGTCCGCCGCGGCTCTACCGCTACAACGACTCCCAGACGCTCGCCGAACAGGGCCCGCTCGGCCCGCTGGTGGGCTGA